A single genomic interval of Alistipes provencensis harbors:
- a CDS encoding acyl-[acyl-carrier-protein] thioesterase, protein MAEKTRYNYRVEPQDVDFTLRATIPSLGGAILNTAGIDAHGKGFGVDALNADNHSWVISRMAVEFDYQPVQYTDYAVATWISDYGRVLSTRNFTLTDVASGREFGRAVTQWAMIDLQSRSAIDLSWVGDAHADAIVDAAPPTDKPRKIREVNPTERVEHRVVYSDIDFNRHVNTMRYIEMMLDMLPVETLTREAPVRLDIHFLKECRFGQTLTVGCEQREHSALFEISADGGPAAVRASIEWK, encoded by the coding sequence ATGGCAGAAAAAACACGCTATAATTACCGAGTCGAACCTCAGGATGTGGATTTCACGCTGCGGGCGACGATCCCCTCGCTGGGGGGTGCGATCCTCAATACCGCGGGTATCGACGCCCACGGCAAAGGCTTTGGCGTCGATGCGCTGAATGCCGACAACCACTCGTGGGTGATTTCGCGCATGGCCGTGGAGTTCGATTACCAGCCCGTGCAGTACACCGATTATGCGGTTGCGACGTGGATCAGCGACTACGGGCGTGTGCTTTCGACGCGTAATTTTACGCTGACCGACGTGGCTTCGGGACGCGAATTCGGCCGCGCCGTGACGCAGTGGGCGATGATCGACCTGCAAAGCCGTTCGGCGATAGATCTTTCGTGGGTGGGCGACGCCCATGCCGATGCCATCGTCGACGCCGCACCCCCGACGGACAAGCCGCGCAAGATCCGCGAGGTGAACCCCACGGAGCGCGTCGAACACCGCGTCGTGTACAGCGACATCGACTTCAACCGCCATGTCAACACCATGCGCTATATCGAGATGATGCTCGACATGCTTCCCGTCGAGACGCTGACCCGGGAGGCTCCCGTGCGGCTGGACATTCACTTTCTGAAGGAGTGCCGTTTCGGGCAGACGCTGACGGTGGGGTGTGAGCAGAGAGAACACTCGGCGCTGTTCGAGATTTCGGCCGACGGCGGACCGGCGGCCGTGCGTGCCTCTATCGAATGGAAATAG
- a CDS encoding ferritin-like domain-containing protein: protein MESATKTQTQNKYQVSIDLLNDAVGKEIATSLQYMYFHTHFEDDRYQYLSKIMREISIAEMRHIEEFSDRILFLQGDVDMNASFRTKQVTDAKEMLRMAMQLEQSTIDSYNEASRVAAEHKDAVTHKMFQDIIAEEEQHLDTFRTELQNLIDYGEEYLALQSAAGSKHTSKSFGHPGGGE, encoded by the coding sequence ATGGAAAGCGCGACTAAAACACAGACACAGAACAAGTATCAGGTGAGCATCGACCTGCTGAACGATGCCGTGGGCAAGGAGATCGCAACCTCGCTGCAATACATGTATTTCCACACCCATTTTGAGGACGACCGCTATCAGTACCTCTCGAAGATCATGCGCGAGATCTCGATCGCCGAGATGCGCCATATCGAGGAGTTCTCCGACCGCATTCTGTTCCTGCAGGGCGACGTGGACATGAACGCCTCGTTCCGGACCAAGCAGGTCACCGACGCCAAGGAGATGCTGCGCATGGCCATGCAACTGGAACAGAGTACGATCGACAGCTACAATGAGGCTTCGCGCGTCGCCGCCGAGCACAAGGACGCCGTGACGCACAAGATGTTTCAGGACATCATCGCCGAGGAGGAGCAGCACCTCGACACGTTCCGCACCGAGCTGCAGAACCTGATCGATTACGGTGAGGAGTATCTGGCCTTGCAGTCGGCCGCCGGCAGCAAGCACACATCGAAGAGTTTCGGGCACCCGGGCGGCGGCGAATAG
- a CDS encoding glycosyltransferase, translating into MKLTILGPAHPYRGGLASIMEIMARTFQRRGNEVDIKTFTLQYPSLLFPGESQTVDTPPPADLRICRCVNTMNPLNWVRIGRRIRRERPDFVLMKYWTPFMAPCFGTIARLARGNGHTKVLCQIDNVEPHEHHLTDKLFNRYYLRSVDGFVYMSEQVRSELCAYTDAPALFSPHPLFENFGERVARSEACVRLGLDPANRYVLFFGLIRDYKGLDLLLDAWTRLKRAGQTEGRRLIVAGEFYTAKEPYLKQIADNGLQDEVLLHDRFIPDDEVKYYFSAADFVVQPYKTATQSGVTQIAYQFCVPMVVTKVGGLAEIVPDGRVGYVCEPTTAGVADAIERMYEGDTLQRFRENCVEERRRFSWEEMCNRITELYRVVTPEP; encoded by the coding sequence ATGAAACTTACGATTTTAGGACCTGCGCACCCCTACCGGGGCGGCTTGGCGTCGATCATGGAGATCATGGCCCGCACGTTCCAGCGGCGGGGCAACGAGGTCGACATCAAAACCTTTACGCTGCAATATCCCTCGCTGCTGTTCCCCGGCGAGAGTCAGACGGTCGATACGCCGCCGCCTGCGGACCTGCGCATCTGCCGGTGCGTCAACACGATGAATCCCCTGAACTGGGTGCGCATCGGCCGCCGCATCCGGCGCGAACGTCCCGATTTCGTGCTGATGAAATACTGGACGCCTTTCATGGCGCCCTGCTTCGGCACCATCGCCCGGCTGGCCCGCGGCAACGGCCACACGAAGGTGCTGTGCCAGATCGACAACGTCGAACCCCACGAACACCACCTGACCGACAAACTCTTCAACCGCTATTACCTGCGTTCGGTGGACGGTTTCGTCTATATGTCCGAACAGGTCCGCAGCGAGCTTTGCGCCTATACCGATGCCCCGGCGTTGTTCTCGCCGCACCCGCTGTTCGAGAATTTCGGCGAGCGGGTCGCGCGTTCCGAGGCGTGCGTGCGGCTGGGACTGGACCCTGCGAACCGCTATGTGCTCTTTTTCGGGCTGATCCGCGACTACAAGGGGCTGGATTTGCTGCTCGATGCGTGGACGCGGCTCAAACGGGCCGGGCAGACCGAAGGCCGCCGGCTGATCGTGGCGGGGGAGTTCTACACGGCGAAGGAACCCTATCTGAAACAGATCGCCGACAACGGCCTGCAGGACGAGGTTTTGCTCCACGACCGCTTCATCCCCGACGACGAGGTGAAATATTACTTCTCGGCGGCCGATTTCGTCGTTCAGCCCTATAAAACGGCCACGCAGAGCGGCGTGACGCAGATCGCCTACCAGTTCTGCGTGCCGATGGTCGTCACGAAGGTCGGGGGACTGGCCGAGATCGTGCCCGACGGCCGGGTGGGGTATGTCTGCGAGCCCACGACGGCGGGGGTCGCCGATGCGATCGAACGGATGTATGAGGGCGACACGTTGCAGCGCTTTCGGGAAAACTGCGTCGAAGAGCGCCGCCGCTTCTCGTGGGAGGAGATGTGCAACCGCATCACGGAGCTCTACCGGGTGGTCACCCCGGAGCCGTAA
- a CDS encoding glycosyltransferase family 87 protein → MASQSINLKARLLNPRVVLAVWLLCTVWICITQSLAGPQNYNNFLVFRGAFDHLFASLPLYEPYPLEYGDIYHYGPVFAFIIAPFAVLPPWLGMSLWCMSLSLLLYWAVRQLPIPVVLASLVLWLTLNDFYGAAFKQQFNIAVAALVVGALAMIEKRREGWAALFIVIGTFVKIYGIVGLAFFFFVRRKGRFIGCMALWTVVVLLLPLLFVSPEYLWSQYQAWAVDIAQKNGENMFCAYTNISLVGCVRKISGSASYSDLLIIVPAMVLFLLSYLRIGQYKHLSYRLTMLASLLLFIVLFSSGSEHSGYVIAALGMGIWWVNFPPPHEDGSNGHCSYWPFSPVSPIIYSRLNSTVAFS, encoded by the coding sequence GTGGCGTCACAATCGATCAATCTGAAAGCCAGATTGCTGAATCCCCGTGTGGTATTGGCTGTGTGGTTGCTCTGCACGGTTTGGATTTGCATTACGCAGTCGCTGGCCGGGCCTCAGAACTACAACAACTTTCTGGTTTTCCGCGGGGCTTTCGACCATCTGTTCGCCTCGCTTCCCCTTTACGAACCCTATCCGCTCGAGTACGGGGACATCTATCATTACGGCCCTGTCTTTGCCTTCATCATCGCACCGTTCGCCGTGCTGCCGCCGTGGCTGGGCATGTCGCTGTGGTGCATGAGCCTTTCGCTGTTGCTCTATTGGGCCGTCCGGCAACTGCCGATCCCCGTGGTGCTGGCGAGTCTCGTGCTGTGGCTGACGCTCAACGACTTTTACGGCGCCGCCTTCAAACAGCAGTTCAACATCGCCGTCGCGGCGCTGGTCGTCGGTGCATTGGCCATGATCGAGAAACGCCGCGAAGGATGGGCCGCGCTGTTCATCGTCATCGGCACGTTCGTCAAGATTTACGGCATCGTCGGGCTGGCCTTTTTCTTTTTCGTGCGGCGCAAGGGACGTTTCATCGGCTGCATGGCGCTGTGGACTGTTGTGGTCCTGCTGCTGCCGCTGTTGTTCGTCAGCCCCGAATATCTTTGGTCGCAGTATCAGGCGTGGGCCGTCGATATTGCGCAGAAGAACGGCGAGAATATGTTCTGCGCCTATACGAACATCTCGCTGGTGGGCTGTGTGCGCAAGATCAGCGGTTCGGCGTCCTATTCCGACCTGCTGATCATCGTGCCCGCCATGGTGCTGTTCCTCCTTTCCTACCTGCGTATCGGGCAGTACAAACACCTCAGCTACCGCCTGACGATGCTGGCTTCGCTCCTGCTGTTCATCGTGTTGTTCAGCAGCGGCAGCGAACACAGCGGCTATGTGATCGCTGCGCTCGGCATGGGTATCTGGTGGGTTAATTTCCCCCCCCCTCACGAGGATGGCTCGAATGGACACTGCTCCTACTGGCCCTTTTCGCCAGTTTCTCCTATAATTTACTCCCGACTAAATTCTACCGTGGCGTTTTCGTAG
- a CDS encoding glycosyltransferase family 2 protein — MPVEEPRPAEPGDGLDIVCPCYNPDSEFVPALARSFAELCARYPDKRLHLIVVNDGSPRNFGDEERAALRQAVPDVEIVDIPHGGKGAAIRAGIARSRAPYTVYTDIDMPYTAESMCGVIDRVFAGADVVIAVRNASYHSQLSLLRKAMSYGSKLLNRIFLNIRHTDTQGGLKGLSPRARAVMLRTRISDFLFDTEFVVLAARDKRMRIEEVETSLRDGVVMSTMSPRVLFRELKNFFRIAVRL; from the coding sequence GTGCCTGTGGAGGAGCCCCGGCCGGCCGAACCGGGCGACGGGCTCGACATCGTCTGCCCGTGCTACAATCCGGATTCGGAGTTCGTGCCCGCATTGGCCCGGTCATTCGCGGAGCTCTGCGCGCGCTATCCGGACAAACGGCTGCATCTGATCGTCGTCAACGACGGCTCGCCGCGCAATTTCGGGGACGAGGAGCGGGCGGCTCTCCGGCAGGCCGTTCCGGACGTCGAGATCGTCGACATTCCCCACGGCGGCAAAGGCGCGGCCATCCGTGCCGGCATCGCACGTTCCCGGGCGCCCTATACCGTCTATACGGACATCGACATGCCCTACACGGCGGAGTCGATGTGCGGGGTGATCGACCGTGTGTTCGCCGGAGCCGACGTGGTGATCGCCGTACGCAATGCGAGCTACCATTCGCAGCTTTCGCTTCTGCGCAAGGCGATGTCCTACGGGTCGAAACTGCTCAACCGCATCTTCCTCAACATTCGCCACACCGACACGCAGGGCGGCCTCAAAGGTCTTTCGCCCCGCGCCCGGGCGGTCATGCTGCGCACGCGTATCTCCGATTTCCTGTTCGACACCGAATTCGTCGTCCTCGCCGCGCGCGACAAGCGTATGCGCATCGAGGAGGTCGAGACCTCGCTCCGCGACGGGGTCGTCATGTCGACGATGTCCCCGCGGGTGCTGTTCCGTGAATTGAAAAACTTTTTCCGCATCGCTGTCCGCCTATGA
- a CDS encoding polysaccharide deacetylase family protein, translated as MNVTLGFDVEEFDFPLERGREIDLGTQLSVSAEGLEFLLELLSRLDLRATFYTTANFALNRTDLVRRIVAGGHEVASHDYCHGLTAGADPAGSRRVLEELTGQRIVGYRAPRLAVASSAALRDAGYAYNSSVNPTWIPTRYNNLRAPRSVSQEEGLTIYPVSVSAPFRVPLFWISLHVMPLPIYKRLCRSALRRDGHLNLYFHPWEFSARLGDPAFGVPGYLTHCSGEKLQRKFTRLLEWLKARGCRFSTTREYLGCDE; from the coding sequence ATGAACGTGACACTTGGTTTCGACGTCGAGGAGTTCGATTTCCCGCTCGAAAGGGGCCGTGAAATCGATCTCGGCACCCAGCTTTCGGTCAGCGCCGAAGGGCTGGAATTTCTGCTGGAACTGCTCTCCCGGCTGGATCTGCGGGCCACGTTCTATACGACGGCCAATTTCGCCCTGAACCGCACGGACCTCGTCCGCCGCATCGTCGCCGGAGGGCACGAGGTGGCCTCGCACGACTACTGCCACGGGCTGACCGCCGGGGCCGATCCTGCCGGCAGCCGTCGGGTGCTGGAAGAGCTGACCGGACAGCGCATCGTCGGCTACCGCGCCCCGCGGCTGGCCGTCGCTTCGTCCGCAGCGCTTCGGGACGCCGGGTATGCCTATAACTCGTCGGTCAATCCGACGTGGATTCCGACGCGCTATAACAACCTCCGGGCTCCGCGTTCCGTGTCGCAGGAGGAGGGGCTCACGATCTATCCGGTTTCGGTCTCCGCGCCTTTCCGGGTGCCGCTGTTCTGGATTTCGCTGCACGTCATGCCGCTGCCGATCTATAAACGGCTGTGCCGCAGCGCTCTGCGCCGCGACGGGCATCTCAACCTCTATTTCCATCCGTGGGAGTTTTCCGCAAGGCTGGGCGATCCGGCTTTCGGGGTTCCGGGCTATCTTACGCACTGCTCGGGGGAGAAATTGCAGCGGAAATTCACCCGACTGCTGGAGTGGCTGAAAGCCCGCGGCTGCCGGTTTTCGACCACCCGCGAATACCTCGGCTGCGATGAATAG
- a CDS encoding GtrA family protein gives MNRVAVLLRALYESSFVRFAAVGGVATAVNYATYVVLVRSFDDLHPAVAYLCAFCVSIVCNFLLSSYFTFRVRPSARRAVRFLAAHLINLVNELVLLEIWLWAGVPKLYAPLCVFLVAFPINFLMVRFALRGHRKS, from the coding sequence ATGAATAGGGTAGCGGTGTTGCTTCGGGCGCTCTACGAGAGTTCGTTCGTGCGCTTCGCCGCGGTCGGAGGCGTCGCCACGGCGGTCAATTATGCGACCTATGTCGTGCTGGTGCGGAGCTTCGACGACCTCCATCCGGCCGTGGCCTATCTCTGTGCCTTCTGCGTCAGCATCGTCTGCAACTTTCTGCTGTCGAGCTATTTTACGTTCCGCGTGCGGCCTTCCGCGCGTCGTGCCGTGCGCTTTCTGGCGGCCCACCTCATCAACCTCGTGAACGAACTGGTGCTGCTCGAAATCTGGCTGTGGGCGGGCGTTCCGAAGCTCTATGCACCGCTGTGCGTCTTTCTGGTGGCCTTTCCCATCAATTTCCTGATGGTCCGCTTCGCCCTCCGCGGGCATCGGAAATCCTGA
- a CDS encoding MFS transporter, whose protein sequence is MVEKLQLTLRDSAAVRWTALLFLAFAMFCSYIFMDILSPIKDLMQSELGWNSTAFGTMQGSETFLNVFIFFLIFAGIILDKMGVRFTAVLSGVVMLVGASINWYAVTKGFQETALAAWFNDHLNYIPVFDELGISPFYKGMPASAKFASVGFMIFGCGVEMAGITVSRGIVKWFKGREMALAMGSEMALARLGVATCMIFSPMFARLGGQIDVSRSVAFGVILLMIALIMFIVYFFMDRKLDAQTGEAEESDEPFKIRDIGKILSSSGFWLVALLCVLYYSAIFPFQKYAVNMLQCNLTFVQPEAGSFWASNTVTMLQYCIMLVVAATAFASNFSKKNSMRFGLQAVAVVFLVAFCYMGYMRQSAETIFAVFPLLAVGITPILGKFVDTKGKAASMLMVGSILLIACHLTFAFILPMFKGSGVGGVFVAYITILVLGASFSLVPASLWPSVPKLVDNKVIGSAYALIFWIQNIGLWLFPLLIGKILDASNPAIVQAVENGTMSQAEAATQYNYTNPLIMLACLGIAAFILGFILKVVDKKQGLGLELPNIKK, encoded by the coding sequence ATGGTAGAAAAGCTACAACTCACACTGCGGGATTCAGCCGCTGTACGCTGGACGGCATTGCTGTTCCTCGCATTCGCCATGTTCTGCTCGTATATCTTCATGGATATACTCTCGCCGATCAAGGACCTGATGCAATCGGAACTGGGATGGAACTCCACCGCTTTCGGAACGATGCAGGGTTCGGAAACGTTCCTGAACGTATTCATCTTCTTCCTGATCTTCGCGGGAATCATCCTCGACAAGATGGGCGTGCGGTTCACGGCCGTACTGTCGGGTGTCGTAATGCTCGTCGGAGCGTCGATCAACTGGTACGCCGTGACGAAAGGTTTTCAGGAAACCGCCCTCGCGGCTTGGTTCAACGACCACCTGAACTACATCCCGGTCTTCGACGAACTGGGCATCTCGCCTTTCTATAAAGGCATGCCCGCGTCGGCCAAATTCGCCTCGGTGGGCTTCATGATCTTCGGCTGCGGCGTCGAAATGGCCGGAATCACCGTTTCACGCGGTATCGTCAAATGGTTCAAAGGCCGTGAAATGGCATTGGCAATGGGCTCAGAGATGGCTCTGGCGCGTCTGGGCGTTGCAACCTGCATGATCTTCTCGCCGATGTTCGCACGTCTGGGCGGACAGATCGACGTGTCGCGCTCGGTGGCTTTCGGCGTGATACTGCTCATGATCGCCCTGATCATGTTCATCGTCTATTTCTTCATGGACCGCAAACTCGACGCCCAGACCGGCGAAGCCGAAGAGAGCGACGAACCGTTCAAAATACGCGATATCGGCAAAATCCTGTCGAGCAGCGGCTTCTGGCTCGTCGCCCTGCTGTGCGTGCTCTACTACTCGGCGATCTTTCCGTTCCAGAAATATGCGGTCAACATGCTGCAATGCAACCTGACCTTCGTACAACCGGAAGCCGGTTCGTTCTGGGCATCGAATACCGTGACCATGCTGCAATATTGCATCATGCTGGTGGTGGCCGCAACAGCTTTCGCAAGTAATTTCAGCAAGAAAAACAGCATGAGATTCGGATTGCAGGCCGTAGCGGTCGTTTTCCTTGTCGCGTTCTGCTACATGGGATACATGCGCCAGTCGGCCGAAACGATCTTTGCCGTATTCCCGCTGCTGGCCGTGGGCATCACCCCGATCCTCGGCAAATTCGTCGACACGAAAGGCAAGGCCGCCTCGATGCTGATGGTCGGCTCGATCCTGCTGATCGCCTGCCACCTGACGTTCGCGTTCATCCTGCCGATGTTCAAGGGCAGCGGCGTGGGCGGAGTATTCGTCGCCTATATTACCATTCTGGTGCTGGGTGCGTCGTTCTCGCTGGTTCCCGCATCGCTGTGGCCCTCGGTCCCCAAACTGGTGGACAACAAGGTGATCGGTTCGGCCTATGCGCTCATTTTCTGGATTCAGAACATCGGTCTGTGGCTCTTCCCGCTGCTGATCGGCAAGATACTCGATGCGTCGAACCCCGCAATCGTGCAGGCGGTCGAGAACGGTACGATGAGTCAGGCGGAAGCCGCCACACAATACAACTACACCAATCCGCTGATCATGCTCGCATGTCTGGGTATAGCAGCATTTATCCTCGGCTTTATCCTCAAAGTCGTGGATAAGAAACAGGGACTCGGGCTGGAACTGCCCAATATCAAGAAGTAG
- a CDS encoding tetratricopeptide repeat protein produces MRKLIFGIILGAALLCGMKAHAQYNREYFFWMGRSSMMNNDYQEAIRTLNTLLRFDEDAFEGYFLRGIAKYNLDDLLGAEADFSTAIRLNPVYTQAYTYRAITRSRLGNYDDALQDFREAIELRPDLPGPYYSRGVTRLLNQQFKEAIEDFDKFIRQENKVADAFICRGLSYLHLKDTTRAYENFNTAIRTNRENPNGYNRRGSLHLQQEQYKEAEADFNKAISCDSAYVLSYFNRALVYNATNRPMQALADFDKVIQLDSTNSLTYFNRAMLRTQIGDYNRALEDYDKVALYSPNNVLVYYNRAGVYAQLGEIEQAVADYTSAIKLYPDFANAYIYRGRLREFLNDPQGAKSDRAIAQKKIADYRSRLSDSTYSIYADTTQRFDRLLSFDSKFAGGSFDRITGHNGGREEMRLLPLFKFTLMRADTAPTVTRYHLQRVEDFRKRVDNEYLTLSCRESNIPADSLVMLDKQYVQELNASNPSWTVLFERGVTQSLIKQYTNSVNTYSSAIELNPSNPFLYLNRSTTRAEMIDFISSIDNSYQRITIDSDPANRLNNNSKRTYSYDEAVADLNKAVKLFPDFAYAYYNRANLLALSGSLPEAYEDYSKAIELNPAFAEAYYNRGIIQIFMKDTRKGCLDISKAGELGILEAYEVLKRYAQLEN; encoded by the coding sequence ATGCGGAAACTCATCTTCGGAATCATACTGGGAGCCGCCCTGCTGTGCGGCATGAAGGCGCACGCACAGTACAACCGGGAGTATTTCTTCTGGATGGGCCGTTCGTCGATGATGAACAACGACTACCAAGAGGCCATCCGCACCCTGAATACCCTGCTGCGCTTCGACGAGGACGCTTTCGAAGGCTACTTCCTGCGCGGCATCGCCAAATACAACCTCGACGACCTGCTGGGCGCCGAAGCCGATTTCTCGACCGCCATCCGGCTGAACCCCGTCTACACGCAGGCCTACACCTACCGGGCCATCACCCGTTCGCGGCTGGGCAACTACGACGACGCCCTGCAGGATTTCCGCGAGGCGATCGAACTGCGTCCCGACCTGCCGGGACCCTATTACAGCCGCGGCGTGACGCGCCTGCTGAACCAGCAGTTCAAGGAGGCCATCGAGGATTTCGACAAGTTCATCCGTCAGGAGAACAAGGTCGCCGACGCCTTCATCTGCCGGGGCCTCAGCTACCTGCACCTGAAGGACACCACCCGGGCCTACGAGAACTTCAACACCGCGATCCGTACCAACCGCGAGAATCCCAACGGCTACAACCGCCGCGGATCGCTGCACCTGCAGCAAGAGCAGTACAAGGAGGCCGAAGCGGATTTCAACAAGGCCATTTCGTGCGACTCCGCCTATGTGCTCTCCTATTTCAACCGCGCGCTGGTCTACAACGCCACCAACCGCCCGATGCAAGCGCTCGCGGATTTCGACAAGGTGATCCAGCTCGACTCGACCAACTCGCTGACCTACTTCAACCGCGCCATGCTGCGCACCCAGATCGGCGACTACAACCGCGCACTCGAAGATTACGACAAAGTGGCGCTCTACTCGCCCAACAACGTGCTGGTCTACTACAACCGGGCGGGCGTCTACGCCCAACTGGGCGAGATCGAGCAGGCCGTGGCGGACTACACGTCGGCCATCAAGCTCTACCCCGATTTCGCCAACGCCTACATCTACCGCGGACGCCTGCGCGAATTCCTGAACGACCCGCAGGGCGCCAAGTCCGACCGCGCGATCGCCCAGAAGAAGATCGCCGATTACCGTTCGCGCCTGAGCGACAGCACCTATTCGATCTACGCCGACACCACGCAGCGTTTCGACCGCCTGCTGTCGTTCGACAGCAAGTTCGCGGGCGGCAGCTTCGACCGCATCACGGGCCACAACGGCGGCCGCGAGGAGATGCGCCTGCTGCCGCTGTTCAAGTTCACGCTGATGCGTGCCGACACCGCGCCGACCGTCACACGCTACCATTTGCAGCGCGTGGAGGACTTCCGCAAGCGCGTCGACAACGAGTACCTCACCCTCTCGTGCCGCGAAAGCAACATCCCGGCCGACTCGCTCGTGATGCTCGACAAGCAGTATGTGCAGGAGCTCAATGCGAGCAACCCCTCGTGGACGGTGCTCTTCGAGCGCGGCGTCACGCAGTCGCTCATCAAGCAGTACACCAACTCGGTGAATACTTATTCATCGGCCATCGAGCTCAATCCGTCGAACCCGTTCCTCTACCTGAACCGTTCGACGACGCGTGCCGAGATGATCGACTTCATCTCGTCGATCGACAACTCGTACCAGCGGATCACGATCGACTCGGACCCCGCCAACCGGCTGAACAACAACTCGAAACGCACATACAGCTACGACGAGGCCGTGGCCGACCTGAACAAGGCCGTCAAGCTCTTCCCCGATTTCGCCTACGCCTACTACAACCGCGCCAACCTGCTGGCCCTCTCGGGCAGTCTGCCGGAGGCTTACGAGGACTATTCGAAGGCCATCGAGCTGAACCCGGCATTCGCCGAGGCGTACTACAACCGCGGTATCATCCAGATATTCATGAAGGACACCCGCAAAGGCTGTCTCGATATTTCGAAAGCCGGCGAACTGGGCATCCTCGAAGCCTACGAGGTGCTGAAACGCTACGCACAACTGGAGAACTAA
- the era gene encoding GTPase Era, with amino-acid sequence MHKSGFVNIIGNPNVGKSTLMNALVGEKLSIITSKAQTTRHRIMGIVSGEDFQIVYSDTPGILKPSYKLQESMMKFVTGAVTDADVILYVTDTVERSDRSAEIIERINQSGIPTIVVINKIDLSTPEALDALVDKWQAEIPGARIVPVSAKENFNVEGVFKIILELLPEGPAFYPKDTLTDKTLRFFASEIIREKILKFYDKEIPYCCEIEIESYKEEPTIDRIAATIYVARDSQKGILIGHKGEKLKKVGQTAREDMEQFLGKKVFLQLFVKVADDWRNNERQLRRFGYEQE; translated from the coding sequence ATGCATAAATCGGGCTTCGTAAATATCATCGGCAACCCCAATGTGGGCAAATCGACGCTGATGAACGCCTTGGTCGGCGAAAAACTCTCGATCATCACCTCGAAAGCGCAGACCACGCGCCACCGCATCATGGGCATCGTCTCGGGCGAGGATTTCCAGATCGTTTACTCCGACACGCCGGGCATTCTGAAGCCCTCGTACAAGTTGCAGGAGTCGATGATGAAATTCGTGACCGGAGCCGTGACCGACGCCGACGTGATCCTCTATGTGACGGACACCGTCGAGCGAAGCGACCGTTCGGCCGAGATCATCGAGCGCATCAACCAGAGCGGCATCCCGACGATCGTAGTCATCAACAAAATCGACCTCTCGACACCCGAAGCGCTGGACGCGCTGGTGGACAAATGGCAGGCCGAGATTCCCGGGGCACGGATCGTCCCGGTGTCGGCCAAGGAGAATTTCAACGTCGAAGGGGTGTTCAAAATCATCCTCGAACTGCTGCCCGAAGGCCCGGCGTTCTACCCAAAAGATACGCTCACGGACAAGACCCTGCGGTTCTTCGCCTCGGAGATCATCCGCGAGAAGATCCTCAAATTCTACGACAAGGAGATCCCCTACTGCTGCGAGATCGAGATCGAAAGCTACAAGGAGGAGCCGACGATCGACCGCATCGCGGCGACGATCTATGTAGCCCGCGACTCGCAGAAGGGCATCCTGATCGGACACAAGGGCGAAAAACTGAAGAAAGTCGGCCAGACGGCCCGCGAGGACATGGAACAGTTTCTCGGCAAGAAGGTCTTCCTGCAACTTTTCGTCAAGGTCGCCGACGACTGGCGCAACAACGAACGCCAGTTGCGCCGATTCGGATACGAGCAGGAATAA